From Carassius gibelio isolate Cgi1373 ecotype wild population from Czech Republic chromosome B23, carGib1.2-hapl.c, whole genome shotgun sequence, the proteins below share one genomic window:
- the rca2.1 gene encoding regulator of complement activation group 2 gene 1 isoform X10, which yields MAFMLLNLCAPALFLSLLKAGSIRAQCTQPETDSSISQSFSDGSTVTFECMTGHRPVNSGASKSVTCQGTQWTNLELRCTRKSCGSLQDFLHGRYEMTGNLFGDTAKPVCNEGFMLAGKETTRTCRDGGWDGRDPVCEPVKCSAPPAIEHGQLEDVSLESYDYLDAVTYRCNPGLNLIGQSTLHCSEDGTFKPDPPTCFAECTQPSFASRNVILTAEYLSTQSFPDGSTVTFQCEIGHRPVNSGASKSVTCQGTQWTNLELRCTRKSCGSLQDIVNGRYEMTGNLFGDTAKPVCNKGYMLAGKETTRTCRDQGWDGRDPVCEPVKCPPPLAIENGELVEVPLESYDYLAAVSYKCNPGLNLIGQSTLHCSEDGTFKPDPPTCFDGCPTPTVTNAKRIGGKSPPYKLGNFIQYKCEDGYEMKGEAYIVCRANGWDPEEPSCNAITTTTPTVTSKKALSTTTTTPAVTSTVSITSKKGKTDENTKDSSFPTWAIVVICVVLGIVVAVVSLVYVNYRKKRSEHVKVEKEEDQPL from the exons ATGGCATTTATGTTGCTGAATCTTTGTGCTCCTGCACTCTTCCTGAGTCTTCTGAAAGCTGGGAGCATCAGAG CCCAATGCACACAGCCAGAGACAGACTCGTCCATTAGTCAAAG TTTCTCAGATGGATCCACTGTAACATTTGAGTGCATGACTGGACACAGGCCAGTTAACTCAGGAGCATCTAAATCAGTTACCTGTCAGGGAACCCAGTGGACAAATCTGGAACTCCGTTGCACAA GAAAATCCTGTGGAAGCCTTCAGGATTTTCTTCATGGGAGATATGAAATGACTGGAAATTTATTTGGTGACACTGCTAAACCAGTTTGTAATGAAGG ATTCATGCTAGCGGGTAAAGAAACAACAAGAACATGTAGAGACGGCGGATGGGATGGCCGAGATCCTGTCTGTGAAC CGGTGAAATGTTCAGCACCTCCAGCTATAGAACATGGGCAACTTGAAGATGTTTCTTTGGAGAGTTATGATTATTTAGATGCAGTCACCTATAGATGCAACCCAGGACTTAATCTTATTGGTCAATCCACACTTCATTGTTCTGAGGATGGAACCTTTAAACCAGATCCACCGACATGTTTTG CGGAATGCACACAGCCTTCTTTTGCATCAAGAAATGTCATTTTAACAGCAGAGTATCTCTCGACTCAAAGTTTCCCAGATGGATCCACTGTAACATTTCAGTGTGAGATTGGACACAGGCCAGTTAACTCAGGAGCATCTAAATCAGTTACCTGTCAGGGAACCCAGTGGACAAATCTGGAACTCCGTTGCACAA GAAAATCCTGTGGAAGCCTTCAGGATATTGTTAATGGGAGATATGAAATGACTGGAAATTTATTTGGTGACACTGCTAAACCAGTTTGTAATAAAGG ATACATGCTAGCGGGTAAAGAAACAACAAGAACATGCAGAGATCAGGGATGGGATGGCCGAGATCCTGTCTGTGAAC CGGTGAAATGTCCACCACCTCTAGCTATAGAAAATGGAGAACTTGTAGAAGTGCCTTTGGAGAGTTATGATTATTTAGCAGCAGTCTCCTATAAATGCAACCCAGGACTTAATCTTATTGGGCAATCCACACTTCATTGTTCTGAGGATGGAACCTTTAAACCAGATCCACCGACATGTTTTG atGGGTGTCCAACACCTACAGTTACTAACGCAAAAAGAATTGGTGGAAAATCACCTCCCTACAAACTGGGTAACTTCATACAATATAAATGTGAAGATGGCTATGAAATGAAAGGAGAAGCTTATATTGTTTGTCGAGCAAATGGATGGGACCCTGAAGAACCAAGTTGCAATG CTATCACGACTACCACACCCACTGTGACTTCCAAGAAGG CTCTATCTACCACGACTACCACACCCGCTGTGACTTCCACTGTTTCCATAACATCCAAGAAGG GAAAAACAGATGAAAACACaa AAGACTCAAGTTTCC ctacaTGGGCAATAGTAGTTATTTGTGTAGTTTTGG
- the rca2.1 gene encoding regulator of complement activation group 2 gene 1 isoform X9 — protein sequence MAFMLLNLCAPALFLSLLKAGSIRAQCTQPETDSSISQSFSDGSTVTFECMTGHRPVNSGASKSVTCQGTQWTNLELRCTRKSCGSLQDFLHGRYEMTGNLFGDTAKPVCNEGFMLAGKETTRTCRDGGWDGRDPVCEPVKCSAPPAIEHGQLEDVSLESYDYLDAVTYRCNPGLNLIGQSTLHCSEDGTFKPDPPTCFAECTQPSFASRNVILTAEYLSTQSFPDGSTVTFQCEIGHRPVNSGASKSVTCQGTQWTNLELRCTRKSCGSLQDIVNGRYEMTGNLFGDTAKPVCNKGFMLAGKEITRTCRDQGWDGRDPLCESVKCSPPLAIEHGQLEDVPLESYAYSDAVTYRCNPGLNLIGQSTLHCSEDGTFKPDPPKCFDGCPTPTVTNAKRIGGKSPPYKLGNFIQYKCEDGYEMKGEAYIVCRANGWDPEEPSCNAITTTTPTVTSKKALSTTTTTPAVTSTVSITSKKGKTDENTKDSSFPTWAIVVICVVLGIVVAVVSLVYVNYRKKRSEHVKVEKEEDQPL from the exons ATGGCATTTATGTTGCTGAATCTTTGTGCTCCTGCACTCTTCCTGAGTCTTCTGAAAGCTGGGAGCATCAGAG CCCAATGCACACAGCCAGAGACAGACTCGTCCATTAGTCAAAG TTTCTCAGATGGATCCACTGTAACATTTGAGTGCATGACTGGACACAGGCCAGTTAACTCAGGAGCATCTAAATCAGTTACCTGTCAGGGAACCCAGTGGACAAATCTGGAACTCCGTTGCACAA GAAAATCCTGTGGAAGCCTTCAGGATTTTCTTCATGGGAGATATGAAATGACTGGAAATTTATTTGGTGACACTGCTAAACCAGTTTGTAATGAAGG ATTCATGCTAGCGGGTAAAGAAACAACAAGAACATGTAGAGACGGCGGATGGGATGGCCGAGATCCTGTCTGTGAAC CGGTGAAATGTTCAGCACCTCCAGCTATAGAACATGGGCAACTTGAAGATGTTTCTTTGGAGAGTTATGATTATTTAGATGCAGTCACCTATAGATGCAACCCAGGACTTAATCTTATTGGTCAATCCACACTTCATTGTTCTGAGGATGGAACCTTTAAACCAGATCCACCGACATGTTTTG CGGAATGCACACAGCCTTCTTTTGCATCAAGAAATGTCATTTTAACAGCAGAGTATCTCTCGACTCAAAGTTTCCCAGATGGATCCACTGTAACATTTCAGTGTGAGATTGGACACAGGCCAGTTAACTCAGGAGCATCTAAATCAGTTACCTGTCAGGGAACCCAGTGGACAAATCTGGAACTCCGTTGCACAA GAAAATCCTGTGGAAGCCTTCAGGATATTGTTAATGGGAGATATGAAATGACTGGAAATTTATTTGGTGACACTGCTAAACCAGTTTGTAATAAAGG ATTCATGCTAGCGGGTAAAGAAATAACAAGAACATGCAGAGATCAGGGATGGGATGGCCGAGATCCTCTCTGTGAAT CGGTGAAATGTTCACCACCTCTAGCTATAGAACATGGGCAACTTGAAGATGTGCCTTTGGAGAGTTATGCTTATTCAGATGCAGTCACCTATAGATGCAACCCAGGACTTAATCTTATTGGTCAATCCACACTTCATTGTTCTGAGGATGGAACCTTTAAACCAGATCCACCGAAATGTTTTG atGGGTGTCCAACACCTACAGTTACTAACGCAAAAAGAATTGGTGGAAAATCACCTCCCTACAAACTGGGTAACTTCATACAATATAAATGTGAAGATGGCTATGAAATGAAAGGAGAAGCTTATATTGTTTGTCGAGCAAATGGATGGGACCCTGAAGAACCAAGTTGCAATG CTATCACGACTACCACACCCACTGTGACTTCCAAGAAGG CTCTATCTACCACGACTACCACACCCGCTGTGACTTCCACTGTTTCCATAACATCCAAGAAGG GAAAAACAGATGAAAACACaa AAGACTCAAGTTTCC ctacaTGGGCAATAGTAGTTATTTGTGTAGTTTTGG
- the rca2.1 gene encoding regulator of complement activation group 2 gene 1 isoform X2, which produces MAFMLLNLCAPALFLSLLKAGSIRAQCTQPETDSSISQSFSDGSTVTFECMTGHRPVNSGASKSVTCQGTQWTNLELRCTRKSCGSLQDFLHGRYEMTGNLFGDTAKPVCNEGFMLAGKETTRTCRDGGWDGRDPVCEPVKCSAPPAIEHGQLEDVSLESYDYLDAVTYRCNPGLNLIGQSTLHCSEDGTFKPDPPTCFAECTQPSFASRNVILTAEYLSTQSFPDGSTVTFQCEIGHRPVNSGASKSVTCQGTQWTNLELRCTRKSCGSLQDIVNGRYEMTGNLFGDTAKPVCNKGFMLAGKEITRTCRDQGWDGRDPLCESVKCSPPLAIEHGQLEDVPLESYAYSDAVTYRCNPGLNLIGQSTLHCSEDGTFKPDPPKCFAQCTQPSFPSRNVILTAEYLSTQSFPDGSTVTFQCEIGHRPVNSGASKSVTCQGTQWTNLELNCTRKSCGSLQDFLYGRYEMSGNLFGDTAKPVCNEGYMLAGKETTRTCRDQGWDGRDPVCEPVKCPPPLAIENGELVEVPLESYDYLAAVSYKCNPGLNLIGQSTLHCSEDGTFKPDPPTCFDGCPTPTVTNAKRIGGKSPPYKLGNFIQYKCEDGYEMKGEAYIVCRANGWDPEEPSCNAITTTTPTVTSKKALSTTTTTPAVTSTVSITSKKGKTDENTKDSSFPTWAIVVICVVLGIVVAVVSLVYVNYRKKRSL; this is translated from the exons ATGGCATTTATGTTGCTGAATCTTTGTGCTCCTGCACTCTTCCTGAGTCTTCTGAAAGCTGGGAGCATCAGAG CCCAATGCACACAGCCAGAGACAGACTCGTCCATTAGTCAAAG TTTCTCAGATGGATCCACTGTAACATTTGAGTGCATGACTGGACACAGGCCAGTTAACTCAGGAGCATCTAAATCAGTTACCTGTCAGGGAACCCAGTGGACAAATCTGGAACTCCGTTGCACAA GAAAATCCTGTGGAAGCCTTCAGGATTTTCTTCATGGGAGATATGAAATGACTGGAAATTTATTTGGTGACACTGCTAAACCAGTTTGTAATGAAGG ATTCATGCTAGCGGGTAAAGAAACAACAAGAACATGTAGAGACGGCGGATGGGATGGCCGAGATCCTGTCTGTGAAC CGGTGAAATGTTCAGCACCTCCAGCTATAGAACATGGGCAACTTGAAGATGTTTCTTTGGAGAGTTATGATTATTTAGATGCAGTCACCTATAGATGCAACCCAGGACTTAATCTTATTGGTCAATCCACACTTCATTGTTCTGAGGATGGAACCTTTAAACCAGATCCACCGACATGTTTTG CGGAATGCACACAGCCTTCTTTTGCATCAAGAAATGTCATTTTAACAGCAGAGTATCTCTCGACTCAAAGTTTCCCAGATGGATCCACTGTAACATTTCAGTGTGAGATTGGACACAGGCCAGTTAACTCAGGAGCATCTAAATCAGTTACCTGTCAGGGAACCCAGTGGACAAATCTGGAACTCCGTTGCACAA GAAAATCCTGTGGAAGCCTTCAGGATATTGTTAATGGGAGATATGAAATGACTGGAAATTTATTTGGTGACACTGCTAAACCAGTTTGTAATAAAGG ATTCATGCTAGCGGGTAAAGAAATAACAAGAACATGCAGAGATCAGGGATGGGATGGCCGAGATCCTCTCTGTGAAT CGGTGAAATGTTCACCACCTCTAGCTATAGAACATGGGCAACTTGAAGATGTGCCTTTGGAGAGTTATGCTTATTCAGATGCAGTCACCTATAGATGCAACCCAGGACTTAATCTTATTGGTCAATCCACACTTCATTGTTCTGAGGATGGAACCTTTAAACCAGATCCACCGAAATGTTTTG CGCAATGCACACAGCCTTCTTTTCCATCAAGAAATGTCATTTTAACAGCAGAGTATCTCTCGACTCAAAGTTTCCCAGATGGATCCACTGTAACATTTCAGTGTGAGATTGGACACAGGCCAGTTAACTCAGGAGCATCTAAATCAGTTACCTGTCAGGGAACCCAGTGGACAAATCTGGAACTCAATTGCACAA GAAAATCATGTGGAAGCCTTCAGGATTTTCTTTATGGGAGATATGAAATGAGTGGAAATTTATTTGGTGACACTGCTAAACCAGTTTGTAATGAAGG ATACATGCTAGCGGGTAAAGAAACAACAAGAACATGCAGAGATCAGGGATGGGATGGCCGAGATCCTGTCTGTGAAC CGGTGAAATGTCCACCACCTCTAGCTATAGAAAATGGAGAACTTGTAGAAGTGCCTTTGGAGAGTTATGATTATTTAGCAGCAGTCTCCTATAAATGCAACCCAGGACTTAATCTTATTGGGCAATCCACACTTCATTGTTCTGAGGATGGAACCTTTAAACCAGATCCACCGACATGTTTTG atGGGTGTCCAACACCTACAGTTACTAACGCAAAAAGAATTGGTGGAAAATCACCTCCCTACAAACTGGGTAACTTCATACAATATAAATGTGAAGATGGCTATGAAATGAAAGGAGAAGCTTATATTGTTTGTCGAGCAAATGGATGGGACCCTGAAGAACCAAGTTGCAATG CTATCACGACTACCACACCCACTGTGACTTCCAAGAAGG CTCTATCTACCACGACTACCACACCCGCTGTGACTTCCACTGTTTCCATAACATCCAAGAAGG GAAAAACAGATGAAAACACaa AAGACTCAAGTTTCC ctacaTGGGCAATAGTAGTTATTTGTGTAGTTTTGG
- the rca2.1 gene encoding regulator of complement activation group 2 gene 1 isoform X4, whose protein sequence is MAFMLLNLCAPALFLSLLKAGSIRAQCTQPETDSSISQSFSDGSTVTFECMTGHRPVNSGASKSVTCQGTQWTNLELRCTRKSCGSLQDFLHGRYEMTGNLFGDTAKPVCNEGFMLAGKETTRTCRDGGWDGRDPVCEPVKCSAPPAIEHGQLEDVSLESYDYLDAVTYRCNPGLNLIGQSTLHCSEDGTFKPDPPTCFAECTQPSFASRNVILTAEYLSTQSFPDGSTVTFQCEIGHRPVNSGASKSVTCQGTQWTNLELRCTRKSCGSLQDIVNGRYEMTGNLFGDTAKPVCNKGFMLAGKEITRTCRDQGWDGRDPLCESVKCSPPLAIEHGQLEDVPLESYAYSDAVTYRCNPGLNLIGQSTLHCSEDGTFKPDPPKCFAQCTQPSFPSRNVILTAEYLSTQSFPDGSTVTFQCEIGHRPVNSGASKSVTCQGTQWTNLELNCTRKSCGSLQDFLYGRYEMSGNLFGDTAKPVCNEGYMLAGKETTRTCRDQGWDGRDPVCEPVKCPPPLAIENGELVEVPLESYDYLAAVSYKCNPGLNLIGQSTLHCSEDGTFKPDPPTCFDGCPTPTVTNAKRIGGKSPPYKLGNFIQYKCEDGYEMKGEAYIVCRANGWDPEEPSCNAITTTTPTVTSKKGKTDENTKDSSFPTWAIVVICVVLGIVVAVVSLVYVNYRKKRSEHVKVEKEEDQPL, encoded by the exons ATGGCATTTATGTTGCTGAATCTTTGTGCTCCTGCACTCTTCCTGAGTCTTCTGAAAGCTGGGAGCATCAGAG CCCAATGCACACAGCCAGAGACAGACTCGTCCATTAGTCAAAG TTTCTCAGATGGATCCACTGTAACATTTGAGTGCATGACTGGACACAGGCCAGTTAACTCAGGAGCATCTAAATCAGTTACCTGTCAGGGAACCCAGTGGACAAATCTGGAACTCCGTTGCACAA GAAAATCCTGTGGAAGCCTTCAGGATTTTCTTCATGGGAGATATGAAATGACTGGAAATTTATTTGGTGACACTGCTAAACCAGTTTGTAATGAAGG ATTCATGCTAGCGGGTAAAGAAACAACAAGAACATGTAGAGACGGCGGATGGGATGGCCGAGATCCTGTCTGTGAAC CGGTGAAATGTTCAGCACCTCCAGCTATAGAACATGGGCAACTTGAAGATGTTTCTTTGGAGAGTTATGATTATTTAGATGCAGTCACCTATAGATGCAACCCAGGACTTAATCTTATTGGTCAATCCACACTTCATTGTTCTGAGGATGGAACCTTTAAACCAGATCCACCGACATGTTTTG CGGAATGCACACAGCCTTCTTTTGCATCAAGAAATGTCATTTTAACAGCAGAGTATCTCTCGACTCAAAGTTTCCCAGATGGATCCACTGTAACATTTCAGTGTGAGATTGGACACAGGCCAGTTAACTCAGGAGCATCTAAATCAGTTACCTGTCAGGGAACCCAGTGGACAAATCTGGAACTCCGTTGCACAA GAAAATCCTGTGGAAGCCTTCAGGATATTGTTAATGGGAGATATGAAATGACTGGAAATTTATTTGGTGACACTGCTAAACCAGTTTGTAATAAAGG ATTCATGCTAGCGGGTAAAGAAATAACAAGAACATGCAGAGATCAGGGATGGGATGGCCGAGATCCTCTCTGTGAAT CGGTGAAATGTTCACCACCTCTAGCTATAGAACATGGGCAACTTGAAGATGTGCCTTTGGAGAGTTATGCTTATTCAGATGCAGTCACCTATAGATGCAACCCAGGACTTAATCTTATTGGTCAATCCACACTTCATTGTTCTGAGGATGGAACCTTTAAACCAGATCCACCGAAATGTTTTG CGCAATGCACACAGCCTTCTTTTCCATCAAGAAATGTCATTTTAACAGCAGAGTATCTCTCGACTCAAAGTTTCCCAGATGGATCCACTGTAACATTTCAGTGTGAGATTGGACACAGGCCAGTTAACTCAGGAGCATCTAAATCAGTTACCTGTCAGGGAACCCAGTGGACAAATCTGGAACTCAATTGCACAA GAAAATCATGTGGAAGCCTTCAGGATTTTCTTTATGGGAGATATGAAATGAGTGGAAATTTATTTGGTGACACTGCTAAACCAGTTTGTAATGAAGG ATACATGCTAGCGGGTAAAGAAACAACAAGAACATGCAGAGATCAGGGATGGGATGGCCGAGATCCTGTCTGTGAAC CGGTGAAATGTCCACCACCTCTAGCTATAGAAAATGGAGAACTTGTAGAAGTGCCTTTGGAGAGTTATGATTATTTAGCAGCAGTCTCCTATAAATGCAACCCAGGACTTAATCTTATTGGGCAATCCACACTTCATTGTTCTGAGGATGGAACCTTTAAACCAGATCCACCGACATGTTTTG atGGGTGTCCAACACCTACAGTTACTAACGCAAAAAGAATTGGTGGAAAATCACCTCCCTACAAACTGGGTAACTTCATACAATATAAATGTGAAGATGGCTATGAAATGAAAGGAGAAGCTTATATTGTTTGTCGAGCAAATGGATGGGACCCTGAAGAACCAAGTTGCAATG CTATCACGACTACCACACCCACTGTGACTTCCAAGAAGG GAAAAACAGATGAAAACACaa AAGACTCAAGTTTCC ctacaTGGGCAATAGTAGTTATTTGTGTAGTTTTGG
- the rca2.1 gene encoding regulator of complement activation group 2 gene 1 isoform X1 produces MAFMLLNLCAPALFLSLLKAGSIRAQCTQPETDSSISQSFSDGSTVTFECMTGHRPVNSGASKSVTCQGTQWTNLELRCTRKSCGSLQDFLHGRYEMTGNLFGDTAKPVCNEGFMLAGKETTRTCRDGGWDGRDPVCEPVKCSAPPAIEHGQLEDVSLESYDYLDAVTYRCNPGLNLIGQSTLHCSEDGTFKPDPPTCFAECTQPSFASRNVILTAEYLSTQSFPDGSTVTFQCEIGHRPVNSGASKSVTCQGTQWTNLELRCTRKSCGSLQDIVNGRYEMTGNLFGDTAKPVCNKGFMLAGKEITRTCRDQGWDGRDPLCESVKCSPPLAIEHGQLEDVPLESYAYSDAVTYRCNPGLNLIGQSTLHCSEDGTFKPDPPKCFAQCTQPSFPSRNVILTAEYLSTQSFPDGSTVTFQCEIGHRPVNSGASKSVTCQGTQWTNLELNCTRKSCGSLQDFLYGRYEMSGNLFGDTAKPVCNEGYMLAGKETTRTCRDQGWDGRDPVCEPVKCPPPLAIENGELVEVPLESYDYLAAVSYKCNPGLNLIGQSTLHCSEDGTFKPDPPTCFDGCPTPTVTNAKRIGGKSPPYKLGNFIQYKCEDGYEMKGEAYIVCRANGWDPEEPSCNAITTTTPTVTSKKALSTTTTTPAVTSTVSITSKKGKTDENTKDSSFPTWAIVVICVVLGIVVAVVSLVYVNYRKKRSEHVKVEKEEDQPL; encoded by the exons ATGGCATTTATGTTGCTGAATCTTTGTGCTCCTGCACTCTTCCTGAGTCTTCTGAAAGCTGGGAGCATCAGAG CCCAATGCACACAGCCAGAGACAGACTCGTCCATTAGTCAAAG TTTCTCAGATGGATCCACTGTAACATTTGAGTGCATGACTGGACACAGGCCAGTTAACTCAGGAGCATCTAAATCAGTTACCTGTCAGGGAACCCAGTGGACAAATCTGGAACTCCGTTGCACAA GAAAATCCTGTGGAAGCCTTCAGGATTTTCTTCATGGGAGATATGAAATGACTGGAAATTTATTTGGTGACACTGCTAAACCAGTTTGTAATGAAGG ATTCATGCTAGCGGGTAAAGAAACAACAAGAACATGTAGAGACGGCGGATGGGATGGCCGAGATCCTGTCTGTGAAC CGGTGAAATGTTCAGCACCTCCAGCTATAGAACATGGGCAACTTGAAGATGTTTCTTTGGAGAGTTATGATTATTTAGATGCAGTCACCTATAGATGCAACCCAGGACTTAATCTTATTGGTCAATCCACACTTCATTGTTCTGAGGATGGAACCTTTAAACCAGATCCACCGACATGTTTTG CGGAATGCACACAGCCTTCTTTTGCATCAAGAAATGTCATTTTAACAGCAGAGTATCTCTCGACTCAAAGTTTCCCAGATGGATCCACTGTAACATTTCAGTGTGAGATTGGACACAGGCCAGTTAACTCAGGAGCATCTAAATCAGTTACCTGTCAGGGAACCCAGTGGACAAATCTGGAACTCCGTTGCACAA GAAAATCCTGTGGAAGCCTTCAGGATATTGTTAATGGGAGATATGAAATGACTGGAAATTTATTTGGTGACACTGCTAAACCAGTTTGTAATAAAGG ATTCATGCTAGCGGGTAAAGAAATAACAAGAACATGCAGAGATCAGGGATGGGATGGCCGAGATCCTCTCTGTGAAT CGGTGAAATGTTCACCACCTCTAGCTATAGAACATGGGCAACTTGAAGATGTGCCTTTGGAGAGTTATGCTTATTCAGATGCAGTCACCTATAGATGCAACCCAGGACTTAATCTTATTGGTCAATCCACACTTCATTGTTCTGAGGATGGAACCTTTAAACCAGATCCACCGAAATGTTTTG CGCAATGCACACAGCCTTCTTTTCCATCAAGAAATGTCATTTTAACAGCAGAGTATCTCTCGACTCAAAGTTTCCCAGATGGATCCACTGTAACATTTCAGTGTGAGATTGGACACAGGCCAGTTAACTCAGGAGCATCTAAATCAGTTACCTGTCAGGGAACCCAGTGGACAAATCTGGAACTCAATTGCACAA GAAAATCATGTGGAAGCCTTCAGGATTTTCTTTATGGGAGATATGAAATGAGTGGAAATTTATTTGGTGACACTGCTAAACCAGTTTGTAATGAAGG ATACATGCTAGCGGGTAAAGAAACAACAAGAACATGCAGAGATCAGGGATGGGATGGCCGAGATCCTGTCTGTGAAC CGGTGAAATGTCCACCACCTCTAGCTATAGAAAATGGAGAACTTGTAGAAGTGCCTTTGGAGAGTTATGATTATTTAGCAGCAGTCTCCTATAAATGCAACCCAGGACTTAATCTTATTGGGCAATCCACACTTCATTGTTCTGAGGATGGAACCTTTAAACCAGATCCACCGACATGTTTTG atGGGTGTCCAACACCTACAGTTACTAACGCAAAAAGAATTGGTGGAAAATCACCTCCCTACAAACTGGGTAACTTCATACAATATAAATGTGAAGATGGCTATGAAATGAAAGGAGAAGCTTATATTGTTTGTCGAGCAAATGGATGGGACCCTGAAGAACCAAGTTGCAATG CTATCACGACTACCACACCCACTGTGACTTCCAAGAAGG CTCTATCTACCACGACTACCACACCCGCTGTGACTTCCACTGTTTCCATAACATCCAAGAAGG GAAAAACAGATGAAAACACaa AAGACTCAAGTTTCC ctacaTGGGCAATAGTAGTTATTTGTGTAGTTTTGG
- the rca2.1 gene encoding regulator of complement activation group 2 gene 1 isoform X15, with the protein MGCKVLCPSVALLAYLMICQHIRAQCTQPSFPSRNVILTAEYLSTQSFPDGSTVTFQCEIGHRPVNSGASKSVTCQGTQWTNLELNCTRKSCGSLQDFLYGRYEMSGNLFGDTAKPVCNEGYMLAGKETTRTCRDQGWDGRDPVCEPVKCPPPLAIENGELVEVPLESYDYLAAVSYKCNPGLNLIGQSTLHCSEDGTFKPDPPTCFDGCPTPTVTNAKRIGGKSPPYKLGNFIQYKCEDGYEMKGEAYIVCRANGWDPEEPSCNAITTTTPTVTSKKALSTTTTTPAVTSTVSITSKKGKTDENTKDSSFPTWAIVVICVVLGIVVAVVSLVYVNYRKKRSEHVKVEKEEDQPL; encoded by the exons ATGGGATGTAAGGTGCTGTGTCCCAGTGTTGCTCTTCTTGCTTATCTTATGATCTGTCAACATATCCGAG CGCAATGCACACAGCCTTCTTTTCCATCAAGAAATGTCATTTTAACAGCAGAGTATCTCTCGACTCAAAGTTTCCCAGATGGATCCACTGTAACATTTCAGTGTGAGATTGGACACAGGCCAGTTAACTCAGGAGCATCTAAATCAGTTACCTGTCAGGGAACCCAGTGGACAAATCTGGAACTCAATTGCACAA GAAAATCATGTGGAAGCCTTCAGGATTTTCTTTATGGGAGATATGAAATGAGTGGAAATTTATTTGGTGACACTGCTAAACCAGTTTGTAATGAAGG ATACATGCTAGCGGGTAAAGAAACAACAAGAACATGCAGAGATCAGGGATGGGATGGCCGAGATCCTGTCTGTGAAC CGGTGAAATGTCCACCACCTCTAGCTATAGAAAATGGAGAACTTGTAGAAGTGCCTTTGGAGAGTTATGATTATTTAGCAGCAGTCTCCTATAAATGCAACCCAGGACTTAATCTTATTGGGCAATCCACACTTCATTGTTCTGAGGATGGAACCTTTAAACCAGATCCACCGACATGTTTTG atGGGTGTCCAACACCTACAGTTACTAACGCAAAAAGAATTGGTGGAAAATCACCTCCCTACAAACTGGGTAACTTCATACAATATAAATGTGAAGATGGCTATGAAATGAAAGGAGAAGCTTATATTGTTTGTCGAGCAAATGGATGGGACCCTGAAGAACCAAGTTGCAATG CTATCACGACTACCACACCCACTGTGACTTCCAAGAAGG CTCTATCTACCACGACTACCACACCCGCTGTGACTTCCACTGTTTCCATAACATCCAAGAAGG GAAAAACAGATGAAAACACaa AAGACTCAAGTTTCC ctacaTGGGCAATAGTAGTTATTTGTGTAGTTTTGG